Below is a genomic region from Aquipuribacter hungaricus.
AGACGCCCGCCAGGGGTGGTGCGCAAGTTGACCAACCCATGAATCGGTTTGAGCGGGCGCAGATCGGGGTACCGGGGCCGCCCGCCTACGCTCGGCGGGTGCTCCGCATCCGTCGTGACCTGCTCGACCAGGTCCTGGCCCACGCCCGCCGCGACCACCCCGACGAGGCGTGCGGCGTCCTCGCCGGGCCCGCCGGGTCCGACCGGCCGGAGCGGTTCGTGCCGATGCTCAACGCCGCCCGCTCGCCGACGTTCTACGAGCTCGCCCCCGACGAGCTGCTGGCCCTCTACCGGGAGATGGACGCCCGCGACGAGGACCCCGTCGTCGTCTACCACTCGCACA
It encodes:
- a CDS encoding Mov34/MPN/PAD-1 family protein — its product is MLRIRRDLLDQVLAHARRDHPDEACGVLAGPAGSDRPERFVPMLNAARSPTFYELAPDELLALYREMDARDEDPVVVYHSHTATEAVPSRTDVTLASEPGAHYLLVSTRDPDVDEVRSFRIADGVAEEEPVEVVDA